One part of the Bdellovibrio sp. KM01 genome encodes these proteins:
- the gltS gene encoding sodium/glutamate symporter, producing the protein MSFTAIQTVAIAALVVYFGRYLKSKFNFIDKYNLPSPVIGGLLVALVISFLKSQNLFSIEFDKTFETTLMIAFFASVGYAASFKLLKQGGRGVLYFLLLAVGGLALQIIAGMSAAKIMGLNPLLGVLTGPVALTGGPGTALAFAPSFAAIGIENASVIGLTTAMGGIVLGGLVGAPLATYLINKRNLKSNKSAEEVNVDESKLLKFVPGRDLLFHALGLCLILGLGTTLSSWISSWGVTLPIYIGSMVIAAVFRNIEDATSFFKIKSEWIEEIGSVSLTLFIAMAIMSLRLEELQNAAGPILIFLLVQTLLVVLTALGPVMWIAGNNYESAVIAAGYTGFMMGTTANAMANMQSLTQKYGPAPKAFLIVPLVGSCFIDFINAGAITFCLNVFR; encoded by the coding sequence ATGAGTTTTACAGCCATTCAAACAGTCGCTATTGCAGCCCTTGTGGTCTATTTTGGGCGCTATTTAAAATCCAAGTTCAACTTTATAGATAAATACAATCTGCCGTCTCCGGTGATTGGCGGTTTGCTGGTGGCATTGGTCATCTCATTTCTAAAATCACAGAATTTATTTTCCATCGAATTTGATAAAACTTTTGAAACGACACTGATGATCGCCTTCTTTGCCTCTGTCGGATATGCCGCTTCTTTTAAATTACTAAAACAAGGTGGCCGCGGCGTTCTGTATTTTCTGTTATTAGCGGTGGGTGGATTGGCCTTACAAATCATTGCCGGAATGAGTGCCGCAAAAATCATGGGCTTAAATCCCCTGTTGGGAGTTTTGACAGGCCCCGTGGCATTAACCGGTGGTCCAGGAACAGCCTTGGCATTTGCACCTTCATTTGCAGCGATTGGAATTGAAAACGCATCGGTAATTGGACTGACCACAGCTATGGGGGGCATAGTCTTGGGTGGACTTGTCGGGGCGCCCCTTGCGACTTACCTGATCAACAAAAGAAATTTAAAAAGCAACAAATCAGCCGAAGAAGTTAATGTCGATGAATCCAAACTTTTAAAGTTTGTTCCGGGTCGCGACCTTTTATTTCATGCATTGGGTCTTTGTTTGATTCTGGGTTTAGGTACAACTCTTAGCTCTTGGATCAGTTCTTGGGGTGTCACTTTACCCATCTATATCGGGTCAATGGTGATCGCTGCTGTTTTTAGAAATATTGAGGATGCGACTTCATTTTTCAAAATCAAATCAGAATGGATCGAAGAGATCGGCTCTGTTTCTCTGACTCTGTTTATCGCGATGGCCATCATGAGCTTAAGACTGGAAGAGTTGCAAAATGCGGCGGGACCCATTCTGATATTCTTACTCGTACAAACTTTGTTGGTGGTATTAACTGCCTTGGGTCCCGTTATGTGGATTGCGGGAAACAATTATGAATCTGCGGTCATAGCAGCTGGCTATACTGGATTTATGATGGGCACGACGGCAAATGCGATGGCCAATATGCAATCCCTTACTCAGAAGTACGGGCCTGCACCCAAAGCCTTCCTGATCGTGCCTTTGGTGGGATCCTGTTTTATTGACTTCATTAATGCTGGGGCCATCACTTTCTGCCTTAACGTCTTTCGATAA